Proteins from one Bacteroides mediterraneensis genomic window:
- a CDS encoding MarR family winged helix-turn-helix transcriptional regulator — translation MEKIKCICVMRELFRALSDLESHLLQAHGVSLNEAMVLCAIGKEQVAARTIVERTGLTPSHASKVIRAVEERNLLVRTLGEKDKREMYFSLTDEAFCCLKGIRDEGVEVPEILQPLFAAYTDESSESCA, via the coding sequence ATGGAAAAAATAAAATGTATCTGTGTGATGAGAGAGCTCTTCCGGGCTCTCTCTGATCTTGAGTCGCACTTGCTGCAGGCGCATGGGGTGTCTTTGAACGAGGCCATGGTGCTGTGTGCCATCGGCAAGGAGCAGGTGGCAGCCCGCACGATTGTAGAACGTACCGGACTGACCCCTTCGCATGCTTCAAAGGTAATTCGGGCGGTGGAAGAACGTAACCTGCTGGTGCGTACCCTGGGTGAGAAGGACAAGCGGGAGATGTATTTTTCGTTGACCGATGAGGCGTTCTGTTGCCTGAAAGGCATACGCGACGAAGGAGTGGAGGTGCCGGAAATCCTGCAACCGTTATTTGCGGCCTATACGGACGAATCGTCTGAATCGTGTGCATAA
- a CDS encoding epoxyqueuosine reductase QueH, whose product MKKKKFELEVPGGADKVLLHTCCAPCSSAIIECLMQHGVRPTIYYCNPNIYPLEEYTIRKDECTRYAQSLGLEIVDADYDHEAWRCTVTGLENEPERGGRCLKCFKMRLADTARYAHEHGFSVITTTLASSRWKSLDQINEAGRWAVASYPDVTWWEQNWRKGGLSERRIAIIKEYNFYNQQYCGCEFSMRKLDESSATPSCSLPLPSSSQ is encoded by the coding sequence ATGAAAAAGAAAAAGTTTGAACTGGAAGTACCCGGTGGGGCAGACAAGGTGTTGCTGCATACTTGCTGTGCACCTTGTTCATCGGCCATTATTGAATGCCTGATGCAGCATGGGGTGCGTCCTACCATTTATTATTGCAATCCGAACATCTATCCGCTGGAGGAATATACCATCCGCAAGGACGAATGTACCCGTTATGCCCAGTCGCTGGGGCTGGAGATTGTGGATGCGGACTATGACCACGAAGCCTGGCGCTGTACGGTGACCGGACTGGAAAATGAGCCAGAGCGTGGAGGCCGCTGTCTGAAATGTTTCAAGATGCGTTTGGCCGATACGGCCCGTTATGCCCATGAACACGGCTTTTCGGTGATAACCACTACGCTGGCTTCCTCGCGCTGGAAAAGTCTGGACCAGATAAACGAAGCCGGACGTTGGGCTGTGGCTTCCTATCCGGATGTCACGTGGTGGGAACAGAATTGGCGCAAGGGAGGACTCAGTGAGCGCCGCATCGCCATTATCAAGGAATATAATTTCTACAACCAGCAGTATTGCGGTTGTGAGTTCAGCATGCGCAAGCTCGATGAATCGTCTGCTACTCCTTCTTGTTCTCTTCCTCTCCCTTCTTCGTCTCAATAG